TCGAGACGGTGCTGTTtgaagctcgacgccgtcataTACTGACTTGACAAGTTTCACTTGCAACTGATGACGGCTGATGGCGACGTTCGACACGATCGTCGGAATGTGAGGCACAGAGGTCTTTGCCCCGCGCCttgtgcgcgcgcgagacGTCGGCGTTATATGCTTCCCTGGACACACACGTCTTGTTGATCAATCCCGGCTTGCATGATGTGCCTAGATATGGGGTACATTCATCTTGCCAATCAGTCTATACCACATCTTTCCCAAGTCTCCCCGCGCTGCCAGCGGCATGGGCCAATGCACTCGCGAACCTGGGGTTCCAGCACACGTGTTCGGTCCTGGACTCGCGAGTCTGCAAGGTGGTCTGTGTATGGCCCAAGGTGCTTCCGGGCCTTTTGAGGCCATGTCGCGACAGTCCGCCGGATcctgacggacggacgccaCGGAACCGAGCAGTGCGCAACACTCGGGACATTcgccgacggacgggcggaaAGAGGAGCGGAGGGCAGCATCAACGCTGTTACGCGATGCCTCTCCCGCAGCAAAGCATCgcggccgccccgacggACGGCTTCAAAGGGACAAGCTGTGACGCAGTGTGGTGGCGGACCGAGCTCAGCGGTTGGTGGCTGGAACGACGCCAAAGCACatgctggcgccggcgtccatGGTAGACGGGAAGTGTCGTGGCGCGACAGCGCTGAGCAGGATGGACGCCAATATCAAGCGTGCGTCGAGCAGTCGATGCTCTCCAATCATAGCGTGCCACTTTATGCAAGACGGCTCACCTCTCGGCCATTCATGGTGCACGATGAAGGGTGAATGCGGTCAACATGGAACTTGCGGCTCTGTCGCCAGCACACTACTGGCCGCATGAAGCACCAGTTCGtgtcggcatcatcgtcatgaGTGGCCACTCCCTTGTCCTGTCTCTTGGGTCGCTGTGCAGGCAGGTGCTGGCCGATAGGCACGGTCACTTACCACTGTCGGGGGGGTTGCAGCAAGGCGACATGGGACGATTGCGGATCGCTACGACCATGAGGTGGCTGGTGTTATTTTCTTCGGACCACGGATTGAGTTGCAGCCCGGTCTCGATGAATTGACAAACACAGTGTGGATGTTTCTTTTCTCGCGGAGAAGACATCGTGGAAGCGAAATTCTGGTGCCTACCCTAGAACCTGAAAACAAGTATCAGGACTCGGCTTTCCCGCGCCAAAGCAGTAAGGGGGGGTAGCAGAAGTTCCCATGCCCATCCAAGCTGTTGAATTTCAATGTTCTCGGTTGATTGCTGGCAATGACCACCCGTCGACCTGCCTTCTTTGGTCGGAACCATCGCGCTGTTTTTCAACAGGCAGGAGCGAGCTAGATGGTTGTATGGGCCATTCATTTGACGGCAATCAACAAGCGAGACATCATACAGGCCATCAGAAACATCCCCTGCACTCACAGAATAAATTATCCCATCCCTATTGATGTCGCCAAACGTTCGCACTTCATTCCTTTTCTTTACTCGACGTCATTATGCCAGATTCATGGGCTTGCATGTGGATTTGTTAGGACGGACTTTTTTTTCAGCTCCACATATATCAAAATAGCGAAGCGGCTTTCAACAACGTCCAACGGCAGTTGGCCCGGTTAGCTCAATCGGTAGAGCGTGAGACTCTTACGAGTACACGGTAATCTCAAGGTTGCGGGTTCGACCCCCGCATCGGGCTTTTCCTATAAGTACCATTCTTCGATTGGGGATTCATTTTTTTGCCAGAACTACATTCTGGCACACTCTTTCAAGCTAGACAATGCCTGCGCTTGATTATTTGGGGGTCTTCATCTTTTGGCATGTTCTTTGTCATGAGCTTGTGGGTCGCTTTTCTTggacggccatgatggcaatgatggcgatgggctgctgcgcgagtGGTTTATGTGTAGCGCCTGGACTTTCCTCGAAATGAAAGACACGAGTGACGCCGACCGCAGGACGAAGCCGACCAGAGCGCTACTCATTGATGTTGATATGACGCGTGTTGCGCCCACGTCAACGGCAAGCTACGAGGCTGGGTGTCCGCCGCATTGTGGCCATGCTCCTCCCAGTGCGGACCGGAGACCAGGTACGCGGACGATTCAAGCCGCATCCTTTGCCGAAGCTTCTATTTACCGTCGGCGTGGCTTCAGACACTTGTGCCGCCGGCAGTTGGAGAGATTTTCCCTCCGCGGACcaacggcgagacggcgcagACAATCATGTGGCCGGGGTTCGGCACGCCGGTCGGGATGGTCAGAATGGCGCGGGCCTAGGCACGAAGCTGAGACGACCTCTTGAGCCTGCTTCTGAGCGGCATtgcgtgctgtgctgtgctgcccccATAATCATGATCCATCGCCATCCTTCCGAAGCAGGGAAGGAGGGGTGAGGTTGGCTGGCGTCCGAACCAACCGCAAACGCCATTCGCGCACGAGGGGGGCCTTTCCACAACATGGTGTTCAGACACCGCAAGACCCGACCAAATGGTTGAAGGCCGGTACACGTCGTGTGACTGCTTGGTAGCGCAACGAGATTCGTAACATGGCAACGGCCCCGAGACTGCGTGTGGAAGGACCACTTCCTCTCCAGCCTAGGCAGCGTGTTCTGGAACAGCTCGGAATCCGCCCATTACTCCGCGGACgagctggggggggggttcgctGCCATCGGTGGCAATCGGTAGAGGAGCGAGGCTTCCCGGTGCTTCTTCTGGCAGGTCAGGGTCAGGTGGGCGCTTGGTACAGGTACCTTATTAGTACCTAACCCTGCTGTTGTACGCACCTGGCGGCACAGAGGGAATGTCCGCCAAACGCCGCCCCGTCACCTCACCTGGCGCAGCGTGCTCGGGCGGCATCGGTGGGGGACGTCGGCCACCGGGCAGCCCTAAATCGGGCTCGGCTGGCGGACccgacagcccagcccagtccgtGGAACCTCCTCCACTGGGCTCCGGGGGGTTCCCCAACGGGTGCGAGGGATTGACCGCCCGAAGTGACGATTATTACAGAGTCCCGTCCCCTCACCCCACTTCagcccatcgccaacaaGGTCCAGGGTCACCATCATTCCTTCCATGCCGTCCACAAGCCCTGTCGCATCCTTCTCTTGTCAATTTGGCAGCTCACAACCACACGTAGCGCGCAAGCACCATCGTGAGCGCGCAATCGACCGACCTCTTCTTCACCGATAGCATACTAAGCTGCCGTCGTGTGCTCAGCAGCAACagtccgcctcgccgactGTATCTTCGGCTTGACTTGTGGCGCGCGTGGCGCTTCGACCGCTTATCTCCGTCTCCTTGCGTCCGCCCATGTCGCGCTGAAGCAGGCATTTGTACTCTGTCTGTGGCTACCGCACGGTCATGGCGACCTCCTTCGACTTCAACAGCATGGCCAGACGAGCCGAtggtggcgacgctgctAACATGCCCTCACCTCCGTCACCCGTACAACACGATGCGCCGTCCCATCACCCGCATCACCCGAGCAATGTCACCATTTACCAGACGACCGGCCTTGATGCTCACACTGGTCCCATCCTTgcgccgggctcgggcgcACCGGCGTTGAACCCGCGGTCCTGCGtcacctgccgccgccgcaaggtCCGTTGCGACAAGCAGATGCCCTGCTCCAACTGTCGTCGCGCCTTGATCCCGTGTGTCTTCCCGGCCCCCGGTCGGGCCCCTCGTCAGCAGCGACCCAAGGACCCAAATGCGCCGCCAAAGAACTCGACCCAGCGTGAGGTGGAGCTTATCAAGCGCCTGAGGAAGCTTGAGGGCATCGTGGAAGAGCTCAGCGGTCAAATTGAGGTCGAGTCGGGCAAAGCGCCTTCCACAGCTAGCTCCCCAACCGGTGCGCTGGAAAGCTTGCAGCAGAGGCAAGGGTCCGGCAACTTGGACTCTCTCGCCACAGGCAGCCCACTATCGCGACACCCCGAACCGACCACCGCTCAGGACAGCGAATCGGCCATCAAGAAGGATATGCAAAAGAACTTTGGGCGAATGGTCCTCGATGACCATAGTGGCACACGTCGATACGTCAGCAGTGGGTTTTGGTCCAAGCTGAATGATGAGGTGCTTGCCCTCCCTGAGCCCCTTCCTTTGGGAGCCCCCCAAGTCTTCACTCTCGCTGACGTTGAAATGCAGCTGGACTCTATCCGCGAGGAAACGCAGCGCCTCactgacgaggatgacgactCGGAATACGAAGGCACGCCCACAGACTCACCCGCAACCGGCGTTGGCTCCCTCTCCGACCACCATTCGTTTGTGCTTGGCTACCGCTCGGCAGACGTGAGCCTGAAAAAGTGCCATCCTTTGCCGTCTCATATCACGTTCTTGTGGTCCGTGTATCAGGAAAACGTGGAACCGCTGGTGAAGCTGCTGCATGTACCAACTACGGACATGGTGATGCGAGAGGCCAGAAGAGATAGCGGAAAGCTTTCGCCTGGCAACGAGGCTCTAACATTTGCCATTTATTTCGCGGCAATTACCTCGCTTGAGCCTGAAGAGGTAAACCCAATCGACAATTAAAGTTTGCACCCACCCAAAGGCTTCGCTGACTGACAATCCCCGCCTAGGTCGAGACCAACTTCGGCTCCAGCAAGGATGAAGTTCTTGCGCAATACCGATTTGCCCTCGAACAGTCGCTCGCCAAGGCCAATTTCCTAGACACCTCCGATCTCGCTGTTGTTCAAGCCTTTGCTCTGTTTCTGATTGTGGTCAGGCGCCACGACGAGAGCCGCTTCTGCTGGGCCCTGTCAGGCCTTCTGATACGCATCGCTCAGGGGCTGGGGATCCACAGGGACGGGACTCACTTTAACCTCTCTCCCTTTGATACGGAGATTCGGAGGCGCCTCTGGTGGGCCATCCTGATGTTGGACCTGCGATCGGCCGAAGAGCTCGGCACGGACATGACGATTGGCGAGCGATCGTACGACACCAAGATCCCCAGCAATATCAACGATGCGGACATTAGTCCTGAAACCGTTGAGCCTccgacgccgcgcgagggccggTCGGATACTGCCGTCTCGATCGTTCGGGCCGAAATTTGCGTTCTCTCACGTCGCTTGGTcacggcctcctcggccatggcctctCTCTGCCCCAAGGTCGACGAAGGGAGTATTGAAGACCGGGAGGCTATGTTGATCGACGTATACCGTCGTATCGAGAACAAATTCTTGAAGCACGTTCTCGACGAGACGGATCCTCTCTATTGGGTCGCTGCCATGATTGCTCgcgtcatcatggccaaaATGTGTCTTGTCATATACCAGCCGATGCTCTTCCCTGGATCCAACTATGAGCTATCGGGCGAAATTAGGCAACGCATCTACGTGGCAGCCATCGAGGTCATCGAGTATGGGCACAAGCTGAATACTGATCCCAGATGCAAGCAGTACCGATGGCTTTTCAAGACGTACACCAACTGGCACGCCATCGCATATACCCTGATCGAAAGCTGCCGGCGACCATGGACGGCGCTGGTGGAGCGAGGATGGGAAGCCGTCAACGGATACGACAAGGATCCTGTCGAAATTGCCAAGAGAGCTGACCATGCTGCTGTCTTCCTACCGCTACGGAAGCTGTTCATCCGCGCCAGACGGCATCGGGAGTCGGAGATTGCCCGTCTCAAAGCGAACCAGGAAGAGGCGCGTCGTCTGGATTTTGCTGAGCGCATGAACCCTGCCCAAGCCCGCTTCGGACCGGTTCCTGGGGCCGAAAACAGGATGGAACAGATCAGAGAGAAGTGGAGGATGCTGACACGGCCAGATGGTGCCAGCCCTCTGCCGTACAC
This region of Purpureocillium takamizusanense chromosome 9, complete sequence genomic DNA includes:
- a CDS encoding uncharacterized protein (TransMembrane:1 (o573-593i)~COG:K~EggNog:ENOG503NZWG), coding for MATSFDFNSMARRADGGDAANMPSPPSPVQHDAPSHHPHHPSNVTIYQTTGLDAHTGPILAPGSGAPALNPRSCVTCRRRKVRCDKQMPCSNCRRALIPCVFPAPGRAPRQQRPKDPNAPPKNSTQREVELIKRLRKLEGIVEELSGQIEVESGKAPSTASSPTGALESLQQRQGSGNLDSLATGSPLSRHPEPTTAQDSESAIKKDMQKNFGRMVLDDHSGTRRYVSSGFWSKLNDELDSIREETQRLTDEDDDSEYEGTPTDSPATGVGSLSDHHSFVLGYRSADVSLKKCHPLPSHITFLWSVYQENVEPLVKLLHVPTTDMVMREARRDSGKLSPGNEALTFAIYFAAITSLEPEEVETNFGSSKDEVLAQYRFALEQSLAKANFLDTSDLAVVQAFALFLIVVRRHDESRFCWALSGLLIRIAQGLGIHRDGTHFNLSPFDTEIRRRLWWAILMLDLRSAEELGTDMTIGERSYDTKIPSNINDADISPETVEPPTPREGRSDTAVSIVRAEICVLSRRLVTASSAMASLCPKVDEGSIEDREAMLIDVYRRIENKFLKHVLDETDPLYWVAAMIARVIMAKMCLVIYQPMLFPGSNYELSGEIRQRIYVAAIEVIEYGHKLNTDPRCKQYRWLFKTYTNWHAIAYTLIESCRRPWTALVERGWEAVNGYDKDPVEIAKRADHAAVFLPLRKLFIRARRHRESEIARLKANQEEARRLDFAERMNPAQARFGPVPGAENRMEQIREKWRMLTRPDGASPLPYTFASQQQSTGVQSAADGASVNASMSTETTRSQHLKPPGDPVPLQMDLSFEAMQYMDDLMSQPNLNMAEFYNVAGDDKNTNVSSTASPMPDFSNVVTAQQEAALRQQALTLQTQPPKDSHVPPYLWSDPFTVMNTKFEEGQMVEDTDMLGDDFNWQDWSQSIRGLEMESTEPPKGW